In Salinirussus salinus, the following proteins share a genomic window:
- a CDS encoding SDR family NAD(P)-dependent oxidoreductase: MAKQPERLAGVDGTDLSGMEALVTGSTSGIGREAALALGRLGADTVVVHGRDGKAGAELVDDLAGTGTDAEFVRADFADVDAVRELAATVRAETGGLDLLLNNAGGFFRESRRTGLGVEYTFHVNHLSPYLLTAELLDHLREGARIVTTASAAHTGTSLDIERTTEPDPDAGSWAYSHSKLANVLFAAELARRLEAAGRSVTSNSVHPGAIPGSGFTRFLPGPLPRLVQLLDAVPGVTSVADGAAELLFVAVSDRAADVTGRYFAGQEPTQPSGAARNPQNARRLWAESARLLDVEEPLAEYARAEETV; the protein is encoded by the coding sequence ATGGCCAAGCAACCGGAGCGACTGGCGGGTGTCGACGGCACCGACCTCTCGGGGATGGAGGCACTCGTCACCGGCTCCACGAGCGGGATCGGCCGCGAGGCAGCGCTCGCGCTCGGCCGGCTCGGCGCCGACACCGTCGTCGTCCACGGCCGGGACGGCAAGGCGGGCGCGGAACTGGTCGACGACCTCGCCGGGACAGGTACCGACGCCGAGTTCGTCCGCGCGGACTTCGCCGACGTCGACGCCGTCCGGGAGCTGGCGGCGACGGTCCGCGCGGAGACCGGCGGGCTCGACCTCCTCCTGAACAACGCCGGGGGCTTCTTCCGGGAGAGCCGCCGGACCGGCCTCGGCGTCGAGTACACCTTCCACGTCAATCACCTCTCGCCGTACCTGCTGACGGCGGAGCTGCTCGACCACCTGCGCGAGGGAGCTCGCATCGTCACGACTGCCTCCGCGGCCCATACGGGCACCTCGCTGGACATCGAGCGGACGACCGAGCCCGACCCGGATGCCGGGAGCTGGGCCTACAGCCACTCCAAACTCGCGAACGTCCTCTTCGCGGCCGAACTCGCCCGCCGGCTCGAGGCCGCCGGCCGCTCCGTGACCTCGAACAGCGTCCATCCTGGCGCGATCCCCGGCAGCGGCTTCACCCGGTTTCTCCCCGGGCCGCTCCCGCGGCTGGTCCAGCTGCTCGACGCCGTGCCCGGAGTGACGTCGGTCGCGGACGGCGCCGCCGAACTGCTCTTCGTCGCGGTCTCGGACCGGGCCGCCGACGTGACCGGGCGATACTTCGCCGGCCAGGAGCCGACCCAACCCTCCGGGGCGGCCCGGAACCCACAGAACGCCCGCCGGCTCTGGGCCGAGAGTGCGCGGCTGCTCGATGTCGAGGAACCGCTGGCCGAGTACGCGAGGGCCGAAGAGACGGTCTGA
- a CDS encoding cold-shock protein, which yields MAKGKVDFFNDTGGYGFIDTEDADEDVFFHMEDVGGPDLEEGQEVEFEIEDAPKGPRAQNLTRL from the coding sequence ATGGCGAAAGGTAAGGTTGATTTCTTCAACGACACCGGCGGTTACGGCTTTATCGACACTGAGGATGCGGACGAGGACGTCTTTTTCCACATGGAGGACGTCGGCGGCCCGGATCTCGAAGAAGGTCAAGAGGTTGAGTTCGAAATCGAAGACGCACCGAAAGGGCCGCGGGCGCAGAACCTGACCCGGCTGTAA
- a CDS encoding DR2241 family protein has translation MTGAGEGDGGDASGGRGDRLSEAVAALRTVADDGVDFDGLVVRRGSDGLRFAVPGAEHRGLDAADFDARAREHAAHVREWYVWHQEMPQEPAQWDFLRWVERADEYHPPDRRGRLTRGGGVAREWGQLSVQVRLADPGRERGRDAGGSSRGADGDRRRRRYTLRHVDDADTPAGQLEGYTDPHDARRLRKEDDRGRYRPLSTAPTLQRGWAFVDLEPAELVRAVEGFYPATVANWHREREGELDVTHWEETVARQTGIYGVVQTWNRGEGHEHVDWVAEACCDDSQCLKRREWEYDADTPLSVDSGDGVFPCREPCSLVVAAARRWTRLEAEESRTYEFELTPSEKAQVEEIVDAVADGRAGEVREADFADGANRYRARFLRAKRFEDGDLCGVPTDRDEEDGSGGDTDDSAGEEAGGDGAADDGCGESGR, from the coding sequence ATGACCGGAGCGGGCGAGGGCGACGGCGGCGACGCGAGCGGCGGGCGTGGAGACCGGCTGTCGGAGGCGGTCGCGGCGCTGCGGACGGTCGCAGACGACGGGGTCGACTTCGACGGGCTGGTGGTCCGGCGGGGCAGCGACGGTCTCCGGTTCGCCGTTCCCGGAGCGGAGCACCGCGGACTCGACGCCGCGGACTTCGACGCGCGCGCTCGCGAGCACGCCGCTCACGTCCGGGAGTGGTACGTCTGGCACCAGGAGATGCCACAAGAGCCAGCACAGTGGGACTTCCTGCGGTGGGTCGAACGGGCCGACGAGTACCACCCTCCGGACCGCCGCGGCAGGCTCACGCGGGGAGGCGGTGTCGCTCGCGAGTGGGGCCAGCTCTCGGTGCAGGTCCGGCTGGCCGACCCCGGGCGGGAGCGCGGCCGGGACGCTGGGGGAAGCAGTCGGGGTGCCGACGGGGACCGACGCCGGCGCCGCTACACGCTCCGGCACGTCGACGACGCCGACACGCCGGCCGGGCAGCTGGAGGGGTACACCGACCCCCACGACGCCCGCAGACTCAGGAAAGAGGACGACCGCGGCCGCTACCGGCCGCTCTCGACGGCCCCCACGCTCCAGCGCGGCTGGGCCTTCGTCGACCTCGAACCCGCGGAGCTCGTCCGGGCGGTCGAGGGCTTCTATCCGGCGACGGTGGCAAACTGGCACCGCGAGCGCGAGGGGGAGCTGGACGTGACCCACTGGGAGGAGACCGTCGCCCGGCAGACGGGGATCTACGGCGTCGTCCAGACCTGGAACCGCGGGGAGGGTCACGAGCATGTCGACTGGGTGGCCGAGGCCTGCTGTGACGACTCGCAGTGTCTGAAACGCCGGGAGTGGGAGTACGACGCCGACACGCCGCTCTCGGTCGACAGCGGCGACGGCGTCTTCCCCTGCCGGGAGCCCTGCTCGCTGGTCGTCGCGGCCGCCCGCCGGTGGACCAGGCTGGAGGCAGAGGAGTCACGCACCTACGAGTTCGAACTGACGCCGAGCGAGAAAGCCCAGGTCGAGGAGATCGTCGACGCCGTGGCCGACGGCCGGGCCGGGGAGGTGCGGGAGGCCGACTTCGCCGACGGCGCCAACCGCTACCGGGCCCGGTTTCTCCGGGCCAAGCGCTTCGAGGACGGAGACCTCTGTGGCGTCCCGACCGACCGGGACGAGGAGGATGGGAGCGGAGGCGATACCGACGACAGTGCTGGCGAGGAGGCCGGCGGGGACGGCGCGGCCGATGACGGCTGTGGGGAAAGCGGGAGGTAG
- a CDS encoding CbiX/SirB N-terminal domain-containing protein, with product MSEALLVVAHGSHLNPASSAPARDHADRIRAAGAVGEVREAYWKEEPSLRNGLRTVVAEEVYVVPLFVSEGYFTEEVIPRELRLDFEAADWDSDGTGAGSVTLEPADVDKTVHYCGPVGTHDAMSDVIIRRAETVTGDPGVGPDVGLAVVGHGTKRNENSAKAVEYHADRIRDRDRFAEVRALFMDEEPEVDDVTDHFQSEDVVVVPLFIADGYHTQEDIPADMGLSEEGSGRGEYDVPARVDGHDVWYAGAVGTEPLMADVILERAADAGADVEARTGADAAGSARAGGD from the coding sequence ATGAGCGAGGCACTGCTGGTCGTCGCCCACGGCTCGCACCTGAACCCCGCCTCGAGTGCGCCTGCTCGGGACCACGCCGACCGGATCCGCGCCGCCGGGGCCGTCGGCGAGGTCCGGGAAGCCTACTGGAAGGAGGAGCCGTCGCTGCGAAACGGCCTCCGGACCGTCGTCGCCGAGGAGGTGTACGTCGTCCCCCTGTTCGTCAGCGAGGGCTACTTCACCGAGGAAGTCATCCCCCGCGAACTCCGCCTGGACTTCGAGGCTGCAGACTGGGACTCCGACGGGACCGGCGCCGGCTCTGTCACCCTCGAACCCGCCGACGTCGACAAGACCGTCCACTACTGTGGGCCGGTCGGAACCCACGACGCGATGAGCGACGTCATTATCCGCCGCGCCGAGACCGTCACCGGCGACCCCGGCGTGGGACCGGACGTGGGACTGGCGGTCGTCGGCCACGGCACCAAGCGCAACGAGAACTCCGCGAAGGCGGTCGAGTACCACGCCGACCGGATCCGCGACCGGGACCGCTTCGCCGAGGTCCGCGCGCTGTTCATGGACGAGGAGCCCGAGGTCGACGACGTGACCGACCACTTCCAGAGCGAAGACGTCGTCGTCGTCCCGCTTTTCATCGCGGACGGCTACCACACCCAGGAGGACATCCCCGCGGACATGGGCCTGAGCGAGGAGGGGTCCGGCCGCGGGGAGTACGACGTGCCGGCCCGGGTCGACGGCCACGACGTCTGGTACGCCGGTGCGGTCGGGACCGAGCCGCTGATGGCCGACGTCATCCTCGAACGGGCGGCCGACGCCGGGGCAGATGTCGAGGCACGGACCGGCGCGGACGCCGCGGGGTCGGCCCGCGCGGGTGGGGACTGA
- a CDS encoding DUF7521 family protein, whose amino-acid sequence MSSHLLSMAVLGVSLGSVVLGLVVGYQAYRGFRRNDSRSMRLLSAGLILLTAVPFTLTFLTTLLIRLDASLVGFRQPAFLLAQTLQFAGLAFITYSLYQR is encoded by the coding sequence ATGAGTTCGCACCTGCTCTCGATGGCGGTGCTCGGCGTTTCGCTGGGCTCGGTCGTGCTCGGGCTGGTCGTCGGGTACCAGGCCTACCGCGGCTTCCGGCGCAACGACAGCCGGTCGATGCGCCTGCTGTCTGCCGGGCTGATCCTCCTCACCGCGGTCCCCTTCACCCTCACGTTCCTCACGACGCTTCTCATCCGGCTGGACGCCTCGCTGGTCGGGTTCAGACAGCCGGCCTTCCTGCTCGCTCAGACACTGCAGTTCGCCGGCCTGGCCTTCATCACGTACTCGCTGTACCAGCGGTAG